The genomic stretch TTTTACACTGTCGTAAAAGGTCCCTTAATGGCTTTTTACTCCACGGAAAGCGAAAAGTGTCATTTTCACTTTAGAATTCAGAACACGAATACACGGTAAAAATTCGAGAACTACTTTCTGAAAACCTTCAGCAAGGGCCGGAATGATCGGGACCACCTACTTTCTACACTATCTGTCTCTGGGATTCTATGGTCTGGCCTTCGTGCTGGCCTGCCTGTCCCTCGCGGCGAGGAGAGTCCCCCGCGTCGTCGCCCCTTTGACGGCCGCCATGGGCCTGGCCTGTCAGATCGTTCTTCTGGTCCTCCGATGGGGAGCGGGGGGGCATCTGCCGGTTACGGGCCTTTTTGAGACCCAGCAGTTTCTCGCCCTCTGGGTTGTGGCGGCGGCACTGTACTTTGTCTTCCGATACCAGGCCTATCCATTTCTTCCCGCCGCCCTCGCAATGGCAGAGGCGGCTTTGCTCTTTGCCTCCATAGGGCCGAAAGCGGTGGCCCCCCTGACCCCTGCCATCGATACGCCCCTGTTCCTCATCCACGTTGCCACATCCTTTGCCGCCTACGGCCTTTTCGCGATTGGCGCTCTCCTGGGGCTTTACAGGCTCCTCGCACTGAGGCCGTCTGATCTGGACGACGGAAAGCGTATGCTCGACGAAAGCATCTATGTCGGGTACATACTTTTCTCCTGGGCCATGATCGTCGGCAGTCTCTGGGCCTATCTGGCATGGGGATCCTACTGGACGTGGAAGATCAAAAACCTGTGGTCATGGATCCTGTGGTTCTACTACTCGGGGGTACTCCACGTGCGGAACAGATCAGGCTGGCAGGGCCGGCCCCTGAATATCCTGGCGGTGGCCGGTTTCGCCCTGGTCCTGTTCACCTATCTGGGGCTGGGACTGTTGTTCAGGACATCCCACCCGCTGATATAGTGGGGTGTAAATAACGTTCAATATCCAACGTGGGAGAGCAGACGCCGGGATGCCGGGACGCGGAGACACGAGGAACAAACAATGTCATTGCGAGCCGACTCTACGCGAAGCAATCCCGTGGGGCGACTGTAGGAGCCGCAGCGGAAGCTAAAAGATATGAACAAAAAACCTGAAAACGGATTAGGGAATATCCCCGGATTTCTCTGGCGCACGGCCGTATCCCCCGTGACCTTCGTTGTCCTGAGCATCCTCTGGTGCGTCGATCTGGGGGCCGGATCCATCGTGGCTTATTTCAACGATCCCCAGTTCTGGGTTAAAATGGATTCCTACCCGTTCAGCCTCTGGATGAGTCAGGTGGCACCCGGGATTTTTCCCATGTCCCTGTGGATATACGTCCTGGTGGTGCTGTCCTACCTGATGATCCTCAGCCTGCTCATGTGTACCGTGAACTGGTTTATCCGCAGAAGGAGGAAGATAAGGGGTCTCGGCGAGGTCCTTGTCCACCTGGGTTTTCTCCTGGTCTTCACCGGGTTCGTAATCGGAAGCGCGTGGGGCGTCAGGGCAAGGGTCCACATATCCGAGGGCGAGAAGGTAAAAGTGCCCGGCATGGGGATGTCATTGCGGCTGGACAACCTGAAGGTTATTCAGTCACCTCAGGGCCGGCCGCTGGATACACATAGCCGTGTCAGTCTTTTCGCCTCCGGTTCCAAGGTGTCGCAGGGCAGTTTGCGGCTGAACCATCCCTTTATTTATGGCAATACGGTCGTATATCCTCCAGAGGATTATGGCGCAGGAGTTATTGGGGGCGTTCTGGGGACACAGACTTCCGGGGCCGTACGGCTTGTCCTTGGGAGGCCGGTTACCCTGGAAAGGGACAGGGTGCTGGAACTGGGAGGGGTTTTGCAGCGGGGGGAGAGGAGGGGGAACGCCATAGGTCCCGGCCTTCTTGTTCTCGTTAAGAATTCTGAAGGGAAAGTCATGGGATCGGCCTATCTATCCTCGGCTCCAGGCATGAACGACAGGGCGATCGTTGCCGGGAACGGAATTGTACTCGGCCAACTGAGCGAATCGGTCTACGGGATTTTCAGGGTCAATCGTGATCCGGGTGTGTGGTTCGTAATCGTGGGGGCGGTGATCCTTTCCGTCGGGACCCTCTGGGCTCTGGCGGGCTACCTTGGAATTCTCCCATCCGGTGCCGGTCCCACGTCATGAAACCTGTCGTTCCGGTCAAGGCGCCGCCCCGGTGGGACGATATCGATCTTGTCCTGCTTGACATGGATGGCACTCTTTTGGACAAGCACTTCGACGACCACTTCTGGGAGGAGTATGTTCCCGAGCAGTATGCCCTGGCCCACGGGATGTC from Deltaproteobacteria bacterium encodes the following:
- the ccsA gene encoding cytochrome c biogenesis protein CcsA; translated protein: MIGTTYFLHYLSLGFYGLAFVLACLSLAARRVPRVVAPLTAAMGLACQIVLLVLRWGAGGHLPVTGLFETQQFLALWVVAAALYFVFRYQAYPFLPAALAMAEAALLFASIGPKAVAPLTPAIDTPLFLIHVATSFAAYGLFAIGALLGLYRLLALRPSDLDDGKRMLDESIYVGYILFSWAMIVGSLWAYLAWGSYWTWKIKNLWSWILWFYYSGVLHVRNRSGWQGRPLNILAVAGFALVLFTYLGLGLLFRTSHPLI
- a CDS encoding cytochrome c biogenesis protein ResB, translated to MNKKPENGLGNIPGFLWRTAVSPVTFVVLSILWCVDLGAGSIVAYFNDPQFWVKMDSYPFSLWMSQVAPGIFPMSLWIYVLVVLSYLMILSLLMCTVNWFIRRRRKIRGLGEVLVHLGFLLVFTGFVIGSAWGVRARVHISEGEKVKVPGMGMSLRLDNLKVIQSPQGRPLDTHSRVSLFASGSKVSQGSLRLNHPFIYGNTVVYPPEDYGAGVIGGVLGTQTSGAVRLVLGRPVTLERDRVLELGGVLQRGERRGNAIGPGLLVLVKNSEGKVMGSAYLSSAPGMNDRAIVAGNGIVLGQLSESVYGIFRVNRDPGVWFVIVGAVILSVGTLWALAGYLGILPSGAGPTS